From the genome of Mustela erminea isolate mMusErm1 chromosome 3, mMusErm1.Pri, whole genome shotgun sequence:
CCTATGACCTACCAACTCCATTCACCCATATTTAGCTTTGTTAATTATTGGAATAGGAGTATAAAAAGGCgtgtaaataaaatttcagtttttggggttttttttaagattttatttacttatttgacagagagggagcacatgcacagaagcaggaagagcCAGCAGGTAGAGGGACGGGGAAaagaggctctctgctgagcaaagagcccaacatggtacttgatcccaggaccctgggatcatgacctgagctgaaggccaatgcctaaccaactgagacacccaggcaccgcaCAATTTCAGCtttgaaagtaataaaaacttggaaacagCCTAAATGACCATTAACTAAAGACTAGATCATGACAGTATTTCCCACGTGTGGCAGACAGCAATGATGGTACAAGAGATAATTTTAATCAGTACAGTGACAAAACTTcactccttggggcgcctgggtggctcagtgggttggagcctctgccttcggctcaggtcgtgatcccagggtcctgggatcgggccccgcatccagctctctgctcaacagagagcctgcttcctcccctctctctctctctctctctgcctacttgtgatttctctctgtcaaataagtaaaatctaaaaaaaaaaaaaaaaaaaaacctcactccTTGACCAAAGTTTAATCGGGTCCATTTGAGCCCTCTTCTGACTCTCTTCCTTGGCCTGCTGTGCCCAGTTTTAGCAAAGAATCCTTCTAAGTGTTCCCAAGGAAGACAATGCTCAAGATTACTATAACAGGAATAAAGACTACTGCAATAGGGGAGACGACTGAAACTCAACTCTGAAAACAAACTGGGACAACTGGacgtttattaaaaaaaaaaattactggggtgcctgggtggctcagtgggttaagcctctgccttcagctcaggtcatgatctcagggtcctgggatcaagccccacatcgggctccctgctcagcagagagcctgcttccccccctctctctacctgctgttctgcctacttgtgatctctctctctctgtcaaataaataaaaaaaatctttaaaaaaaaattattaagagaaAACTGGCTAGCCATTAAGGGTAGGGAAAAAGGAGCTTGACTTGATCTATTTGATTACTTAAGGGGACTCTCCATAAAATGGCTTAACAGCATTCTTTGCTTAAACTGAACCTAATAGGACTTGCCAAAAATGGATCCCAGAGAAGCTTGATGAAAGTCTAGTCAAAGCAGgagtccttggggtgcctgggtggttcagtcagttgagttttggctcttggttttggctcaggacagGATCTCCAGGTCCAGAGATCAAGGTGTAGCATATCAAGCCTGCACCAGGTTCcacactcactggggagtctgcttcccctctctctctgctcctccccactgctcacacaCTCTtactctttcttgctctctgagataaatgtgttttaaaaaaggaggggagggagtctTTGTCACTTacgtgaaaataatttttaagaccaTGAGTGGAGAAATTAAGCAAGTAGcaaaatgatataatatataatacaacgTCACTTAATTTTAATACGTCAACTTACAAAATAATAGTATATCTTCCTCAGACCtacatgtatgcatataaatggattttaagtagaaaaagacacatatgaaaaggaaaaggaacagtgGTTACTTCCAAGAAAGGGACTGGAACTGGGGATGTTATCAAAAAGAATATTACTCTTACTTCTACTTTAATTTTCTACAAGGATGAATTCCTGTATCATATAATTAAACATTAACTTTAAAAACTCGCACCCTCCCAGCCAGAACTTCCCCTCTAATATTCTTATGCAGTCGACATTATGCAGCTAAAGTTCAGAGATAAAGGCTCATAAGGTACAATTTTTGCCACTATCCTTGTTGACAAGACATTTATAATTCCTTCACCATTTCCACACCACTCTATTCATCCCCAGCTCATATACTTAGTCCTATACTGAAATACTCACTGGTGGAAGGAGTGAGGATCATCCACATCGTGGCCATCTGGAGCCAAAGGGTTGGAGAAAGGCTCaccttaaaataagtaaataaataaatgaacaaacaaacaaacaaaaacccctggcGTTAATTTAATAAATCTATTTCGTGTCAGTTCCTGTGCAAAAGTTGGGACTATATTAATGAACAATACTGATGTTTTCACGTCAAACTGCTCCCATTCTAgtgaagaagaaaggcaaaagcaGCAACAGTGACCACACAAAGTAGTAGGTACCCAACTGAGAAAATACAAGGAACTCTTGGTGCAAAGGAGGGAGCCCCTAAACCGGCGCTGGAGGATCAACAAATACTTCCGGAAAATAACATCCAAGATGCTGCGATTAAGATAAACTGGCGCGACCCAAGATTAAGTGCAGGCGGTAGGGGCTACTTCACAGACAATACACACCCGTCGTCACTTGGGGCTAGGACAAAGCTTAGAGACAACAGTCCGGAGCTGCCCGGCTTCATTTGATACTAAAGGGCTTCGCCAGATTTCCACCACCCGCACAGTGCTTAAACTCTGAAGCGAAAACAACACTCCAAGCGTCCCAAGTCCTGTAGGTAATAAAGGACAAATGACCCGAGCCTTACTGTCTCGCTCTGGCATTTCGTCTGCGGTTTTTCAACGCCAGCAGGAACTGAAGCTCCAAAGACAACACAACCAGGACAAGATTTTTCCCACGATGCACCTCAGGAACAATCCCACAGTGCTTTGCGCTCTGCAGCCCTTCCGCCTCCGCCCACTCCcggagaaaatggaaataagcgGCACTCGCCTTCTGCAATGCTTTTAAGACATTGGCTAAACTTTACCCCGCCCCCTGCAAGACATCTAACTATCGCGGGAACTGGCAGGGCCGCGATTAGTCAGAGTGGAAAACTTGGCCGGAAGTCCTAGGGCGGGGAGTTAGGCACTAGGGGAGATGGCGGCTGCAGCAGCGAGTCGCGGGATTGGGGCCAAACTTGGCCTCCGTGAGATTCGCCTCCACTTGTGCCAGCGCTCACCCGGAAGCCAGGGCGTCAGGTGAGGTGCAAGATGGTATGCCGGTAGGCTTCGGGgcgcccaggtcatgacctctacCTCTCGGATGTTTGGGGAGTCCCGCGCGTAGACAAGCACGTACggctttctctccccccccccaacagggAATTCATCGAGAAACACTATGTGGAGCTGAAGAAGGCGAACCCCGCTCTGCCCATCCTAATCCGCGAGTGTTCTGATGTGCAGCCCAAACTATGGGCCCGCTACGGTG
Proteins encoded in this window:
- the NDUFA2 gene encoding NADH dehydrogenase [ubiquinone] 1 alpha subcomplex subunit 2 isoform X2 gives rise to the protein MAAAAASRGIGAKLGLREIRLHLCQRSPGSQGVREFIEKHYVELKKANPALPILIRECSDVQPKLWARYAFGQEKNVSLNNFSADQVTRAVENVLSGKA
- the NDUFA2 gene encoding NADH dehydrogenase [ubiquinone] 1 alpha subcomplex subunit 2 isoform X1; the encoded protein is MAAAAASRGIGAKLGLREIRLHLCQRSPGSQGVREFIEKHYVELKKANPALPILIRECSDVQPKLWARYGERGSGQFGTPIGDQGLEKRRSSRVTQKPHLAKRRMSL